The Phaseolus vulgaris cultivar G19833 chromosome 5, P. vulgaris v2.0, whole genome shotgun sequence genomic interval AAGGTGAGCTTGATCACCTTTCTTGAGGCAGAGGACGTCGACGTCGGTGTTAATGGAGGAGGTCTCACCCAGCAAAGCCGAAGAGGCCCAGGGGTACAGTTGCTTATAGTCTGGGAGGGGTCTCACAACCGTGCTGGCGTGAGGTGGGTTTGGTTGCGGTTGGTTGGGTcgagaagacgcaggcctcatgACCTGGCTCGAAGGGACATTAGGATCCCTTGGTGGATTGTGAGAGGAAGAAGGGTTGGCCCTACGAGTTTTCGTCGGAGGGTTTtgaggagatggaggagggtttggagTGACTTTGGAGCGAGCCATCAGAAGAGCtgcaaagaaaatgaaaagggaaGAGATGAGAGTTTGAAAACAGAGGGACCCAACCGGAGAAGACAGAGAGGACAAGGGGGGCTCACAGAGAAAAGGCTAGAAACCCTAAACGCAGGAAAAGCGAAGCAAAgaaaacatcccacaacgtatgctccagacagttaatggatgatgcaaaccgattaaaatgaagcAAATATTAGTGGGAgtgataaaaaagttaccttttgatgatcagaagAGCGTTCAGTAAGATGGTGATTGAAGGAGATGAAGCGTTCGCTGAAGCGTTTCGAGAGTTTGGAGCgaggaagaagataatgaaacagtgaagtggcGCGAAGTTTTTAAGAGTTTCGAATAGTTTCGAACGttgcgagaagcgcaaacggcaatgaATAATGGTCGTTGATAAGTCCACGTGTCATATGATCGAAggggttggtgaagtgtcaaatcagtGAATAGTATGAGCGCCAACGCGCaaggccacgtaggtcgccgaaAATTCAactctttagtcttttcgctgaacaaGTTGCAGCTCAAGACTTGGgtgcttgtgtaccgaccaggtcatcgggtgtgatgacgtgtctagcacgtgactatgtggggtgtgctcagcagaacacgtggacaagagaaagacgAATGGTTCAggagtgagcatagtcgccgttcgtggaagtggcgttctgcagtgtacatagtcggtcGTCGTCGGGTTTGTGTGTCATCGACGTATTAGATAATGGAAAATCAGGTGGTCGGACATTGCCAtaaggagcacatcgccggatctcccagtaaacttagttaaagctgttggaggctcagaagagtaagttcaagcgtgtaagttcagtaagatgattgttACGCCAGCATGGGGCGTGAAGGTCGAGTGGGTTGGAGGAAACAGcttgctcatcagcgacaggattcccagagtggacattcgttggtggcaaggtttcctcagctagaacatgcatggcgtagcaataGGGAGGGTTGCacttgcgacaagcgatatcacagagatggtgcactttgttgcatccgatactcgccttgtccgGTGGTATTCCAGAGCGTAttacgtgctagattactcctTGAATAGGAGACTTGGCCGTgcgactggttactacacagaaaagatgctcaagttaccccaacccagatgacgacacgtgtagggttggatgctacctattactccaacccagatgacgacacgtgtatgGTTGGATGCTACATAGAAGTGACGCTTAAGTTACCCccgcccagatgatgacacgtgtagggctgggtactacctgctaccccagcccagatgatgacacgtgcagggttggatgcgagccacgcgtccaaagcgtaactgcccggagagagaaaaaacctaggtataaaggtaaacttaacagaatttgcagaggtacgttttcattacggctcattgttttgggttgagtgcactttagtacggttctacagagtatagttttctctcagtttttgggtgttcttgttactgacttgagcgtcggagcgccactgGCTGCAAAGGCGccatcttgtgttttcaggttctcagacagactatctgtggtgtggacttgaagggcacgtggtgtcaagatGGTGAGGAAGATtttgacgaggcaacgctcttgcgctatgTCAACTGGCAGGATCATATGGTATCACTCTATTGCTGCATTTCAAGTTTCGttttaaaattctgaaattttatatctaataataataaattgttatttttctgTTAAACCGTCTTAACATCGATACATAAATGTTCAGCCTTCAATCACCTGCTATATTATAGATACTTAAGTTCAACTCATGAAATATTATTCGAATATTATTCATTTGTTCTGCTTAAAACAAATTACAAATAGTTAAGTTATGTCTTACCAAAGCAATGAATTTGCTAAGGACATAGAAACAGAAAAATATGAATTGTACTTTAAGCAAACCAAACCAATCATAATTATTAAAGACTTTAATTTATTGTACATCCATTTCCTTCTCTACACATAGGATAGAAACAAACCACAGGTTTATTGCAACTTAAACCACTATTAGGAATTATTCAAAGTAACTTATTCAAACTCCAAAACCAATGCTTTTGAATTTACTAATTAGGCACCTTAATATACCCCACGTGTGAGGAATTGGTCACTCTGGTGAGGGTTTGCAAATCATAAGCTATCCAACACCTTGAGTTCTCTCGGTGGTAGAAATAACCCACACACTTGCAATCCTTAGTGCATTTGTTTCCACAGTTATTCTCACTCACTCTGTCCCCTGTAGTGTACTTGCTCATGTAATGTTCAACTCCTTCAAGTTTGTAGTAGTGAAACTCATTTGCCTTGCATGATGTCACAGTCTTGGAAGTGCAATTGTTGCTCCACCCAAATAGTCCATTTTCCAATGGACAAGCCACGCATTGGTTGTCATCACATAGCCCAAATTTTCCACATCTCTCAGGCAATTGGCACTCACTCTCATCAGAATCTCTGTCAAATAGAGTGTAGGTCACTTGCCAAACACCATCACGCACATCAAGGAAGTAAGTGTGGAATTTAATGTTACCATCAATTCCAAGCCTGAGGTATGTTATGGTGCTATTGTTCACCGGCCTACCGAGGATTCTATTGCCACTGGTGGAAGAATTGGCCACGAAGTAATCAAATCCAATTTCAAAACTCTCTGAATCAGAAGTGAAGGTGACATTGTCCAAGGAGCCTTGTTGAATGGAGAACCAATCAGATGAAAACCAATACAGAATTGGCCTAGGGGAATTCTTGCTCTTGTAGTACAAGGCCAACCCTTTAGGCTCCAAAACCAAACTGTAAGGTCCATCTACATTCTCCTTCTCTGAAAGCCTACTAACCAGTTTGGATGGTCCTTTTGCTCTAAGATACTGACCAACCAAAAGGGTATCTGTGGGGTGGTCAAAACTCTGCCAAACAAACTTTCCCTGTGCATCAAGGAGGACCATGTTACCATTTGGAAGCAATCTGAAGGCCACAACACCTCTTTTGGAAGTGTTGGTTTGCCAAACAATTCTACCATCAGCATCAGCCAACACAAGGTTTCCATCAGTTCCAAGTGAAAAAGTGGCATTCTCTCCAACTGGGTTGCCTCTATTGGCCTCCCACACCCATCTAAAGAGTTGCTCTGAGCGTTGGAGTCCAACACGCAAAGCTAGAGTGAAGGCATTTGGGGTGGTGTTGTAGAAACCAACTTGGAAAGGAGAGTTGAAGATGCTTATCATTCGGTAATCACCACCGTACTCAACAATGAAGGGTCCAAGTTCACCCGAGTTCACAAATTTGAAGGTCTCATTCTGCGGAACAATTGCATGCACAATGAGGGTGAAAGATGAGAAGAACAATAAGGCAAGAAGAAAAGAAGTTTTGGGTAGAGAAAGAGAAGCCATTGTTGTTGTTGATATATTGTTATATCTATGTGAGTGACCTCTTCTATATATAGTAAGAATTCAGAACTTATTACAAAATACTGTACCATCTTTGGTCAAGGTTTTCAACTCAAATATCACGAGGAATGTCTAGATTTGGATCCAGATCAAATTCGTACAACTGTATAGGATATTGTATTTCAGTGTTGGAGGACTTGGTGGGTCATCTTTATACTactatctttctttttcttaagatttgtgtataaagaaaatattttttgataaGAAAGATGTCACCGATCATGAATTTCCGTGTCCTACACTGCAAATATGTGACTATTTTATGAAAATGATTCTTTGCTACCTAATTTATTAGAACGTGGAAGCATCTTCTTTTATCTTTGGATAAGATCCTGagaaaaatatacattaaaataaGATTGCTTTTACAAAACACCAAGCAAATCCATATTAGTATTGCATTATTTAAAGATATGATGGTTTTCTGTCTTCGATGATCCATTAAATTTTGAGATTATTAATCTTTTATGCATTAAGTAAGTGATGAGATTGGTCTTAAAAgcataaatttagttttaaatttgagTAAATTATAATTACAGTGTACAGTGTagtaaataaaactaaaattaatttagtaataatttattttcttgaaatTAAGTTCAAGTGTTAATACGAATTGTCAAATGATGTTtggtttaaatttaatatatatgagCTGGCTAATAAGTCAACGCGATTTAACATGGTCAAAGCTTTGAGCTGCCACTTGTTTTGTGTTGAAGGATTACCTTTTCTTCACACAATCATATTTGGCCTAACGGATTGCATCTGATCTTAATTTCATTTTCAACTCTTGTAATTATAGAATTATGTGTGATTTTTCGTTTAAAATTAAATGTGTAATTTAAttaatctaattttttattatattaagtaattgataatatttacttaagaaaaaaaaaacttggaaCATTCAGAAGATTCTAGTGGAGGACAGGGTGCTGTATGAGGCTTTGTTGTGTCGGCGGAACCTTCAGAAGGACAGGCTGCGTTATGTGAGGCTTTGTTGTGTCAGTGGAAACCAATGAAACCACGAAACCAATGACCCTACAATGTTGCCTCTTTTGACTTGAAATTGTTTCAACTCATTTTAAAACATGATTtgaacatttaaaaatataactagtttctttatttatatttaaattattttaaaatttcatttcacTATAATTTTGACAATTATTTATTGAAGCATTGCTTATTATAGATAGATAACTGTTTTTTTATATCTTATCACTACTacaaatttttgtttctctcaAAATACTTATAATGCTTCCTTTCTATACTTTTTTTTAGTTACATGTTTAgtatatttctatttttctaGCAGATTTTCTAACGATATAGTgaaataaaacatatataaatcGTCTAATAATATACTgtgatatataataaatttgttaattttatcattatgttttaaaactttatttaagATCATGTTTAGTTGattgataatataaaaaaacttactGCATAAAAGTTTGTATAATTCTCttgttctaattttttaaaagtttaattttatttcagatTTATCACAGATTATAATGGTATGATTTTAGTCTTCAAAATTTTAGTTACAGTTTTAAGATTATAGTTAAGTAAATTAAAgtgatattttttaagattacTTTTGAATTGGAcgagttgtttttatttttaacgtTTACAACAATGATATGATTGAGGGCAGTTGCTTCTTGCATCTAATAATTTTGAACCTACATCCAATGAGTTTTTAAAAGTTTAGAATTACTTTTAGGTGTTTTGTTTAAAAGGAGGAAGCTTCATACGACGATGTTCGTTATTGGTGGTTTCTAGTGGTGGTGAAGGTAACAAATGCAATAAGGTGTGGTGGAGGTTGTGTGGTGTTTATAAGGTTGGGATAAATGTTTCAAGTAAGAAGGAGTTGTTAAATAGGGGTTTTGGGGGTGAAATGGTGGAAGTTAGGTTTCAAGAAATTGCATTTCTGTATTGGCTTTGGGATTAAGCAATCTAAAATGTGTTTTTGATAGTTTGTGTGGCTTCTAGATTTTGAAATCTAGAATTGAGAAACTTGTTCTAGAATATGGAGCTTTGTGTTCCGGAAAGGAAATTCTAAAAGAGAAGTGGAAAAAGAAGATCTTATTCCAGAAAGAAAAATCAAGATAATGGATATAATATATTCCGGAAAAGGGAATGCCGAAgagaaaatattactttttgAAATGTAATTGGCCTTTGGATGAAGTTGGATGTTACCTTGTGGAAGTTGTGAAGAAGTGAATTTTTAATGATGAAATCCGGTGAATCCGTGAAGAAGGAAGTCTAGAAGAGGTGTGGTCAACTTCTAGAAGTGAATAGGCTAGTCACAAGTAAATTTGTTAACATAGAGTGAACTTTGACATGTAGAAGTGTCTCAAAATTTGGACAATAATAAAATCAATGTTGAATTACAAGAGGTCTAACACACTTATTTATAGTGCTAAGGGCACTCAAGGTTCATATTTTATCCCTAAAAACTCTCCACTCCCATGGTGAAAATGACTTCCTCTCATTGGAGCAAATCCTCTCAAATTAGAGGTTGACAATGACCTTTCTTTATTGGTGGAaaaatcctctccattgagAAGATGATATGTGGACCTTCATGCCTTGATTATCTGTGCTTAGGTGGACTCCTCATGCTTAGATGTCTCATGCTTCCACCTAGTATTTCCATGCTTCTCTTTTACCCTAGACGACCTAGGGTTGCATTGGACCCAAGGAGACCCAATTGTTACCCTTGTTAgactttattttcatatttacacTCTACTTTACTAGGTCAATACATGTCCCATGAAAGTTATCCCAAACAAGCACAAATAAAACCTTCATTACTCTGTACActttttacaaggctaagaagaagaaaaaactattCAATTATGAGTGTTCCCCTCCAATAAAGCTCCATATTTTTTCTATCTTCTTAGCAAATGGTTTTGAGGTTGGATGGTTCCTATCAGGATTTTCCTTTTGGAAGTGAAAATTTATCATTATGGATTTTCCTTTCCGAAAGCCATATTTTCTCTATTGGTTTTGTTGTTCTGAAATGTATTATATGGATTCCAGATTTGCCTTTATggaatgataatttttttttctatttatagatTTGTATTTCTAACATGTGTTTTTTAGAGGCAGAAGTATGAAGAATACACTAGGTTCCTACCCAGAGGTATTAGAGGAGGTTGATGTGTGGGACAAGCTAGATGTTTTGATTTTGAGCAATCAATATCTTATAATGCATTAGACAATGAATGCAAGGCACATCAGTGTAGTGAGGCATTTACCATGGATCAGGTAAGGTCAAAGGTCCAAAACTATTTAGATATTGTGTATGTGTGAAGTATATTTTGTGAATGATATCTAAAGTTGACATATATTATTATAGGTATTTCCTACTCAAGATGACCTATTGAAGTGGTGAGAAAGATTGttcattgtttttgttttttttattattgtattaatgTTAATTACATGGAATGGGAAACCACAGGAAGGATGGCGTATATATTATTAGGTTGTGAGAGAAGTTGTAAACATAAACAGTATAAAAAGAACAGAGGTCACCCATAGTGGAACTAGAAAATGTGACTATACTTTTAAATTGTGAGGGAAATCGATAAAAGGTAGTGAATGATGGATGGTGAAATTAATTTGTGGGTC includes:
- the LOC137835131 gene encoding epidermis-specific secreted glycoprotein EP1-like, which gives rise to MASLSLPKTSFLLALLFFSSFTLIVHAIVPQNETFKFVNSGELGPFIVEYGGDYRMISIFNSPFQVGFYNTTPNAFTLALRVGLQRSEQLFRWVWEANRGNPVGENATFSLGTDGNLVLADADGRIVWQTNTSKRGVVAFRLLPNGNMVLLDAQGKFVWQSFDHPTDTLLVGQYLRAKGPSKLVSRLSEKENVDGPYSLVLEPKGLALYYKSKNSPRPILYWFSSDWFSIQQGSLDNVTFTSDSESFEIGFDYFVANSSTSGNRILGRPVNNSTITYLRLGIDGNIKFHTYFLDVRDGVWQVTYTLFDRDSDESECQLPERCGKFGLCDDNQCVACPLENGLFGWSNNCTSKTVTSCKANEFHYYKLEGVEHYMSKYTTGDRVSENNCGNKCTKDCKCVGYFYHRENSRCWIAYDLQTLTRVTNSSHVGYIKVPN